In one Brienomyrus brachyistius isolate T26 chromosome 5, BBRACH_0.4, whole genome shotgun sequence genomic region, the following are encoded:
- the c5h19orf67 gene encoding UPF0575 protein C19orf67 homolog isoform X2, with translation MITQSSGVDVMADEITLKLPFQQSIVISEELDRPPLDVISVAPPGGAQRYCTEQTEESSVPIHPESSVMDEKLRSIEQQLQYLLNKADKLQAHLRNGCDRLQKESLAQAVPIFLRTCQPWFAYLESAARSCLPQRAPLPPYIRTQLLQFSQQLCTRLEQLVLMYASVNFLSVEETEPSSVSHFYVGQCQLNTVTVSIFRYCRPALFRVRPRAGGNLYKRMRWNVERPREWPKEAEGQQGEYTGIGKGDSEDTEFYFLCYEDVAPMQPEMHSKRGDGKEMEPEAGHSVGRWSIGQWVQTDPDPVNADLFDWLLCPTPQGRYKLLLHLGTEEPSTCTATDYLLGALFSMEGPGECSAALGHTAHA, from the exons ATGATTACTCAGTCTAGCGGGGTGGACGTTATGGCCGATGAGATAACATTGAAGCTGCCGTTCCAGCAATCCATAGTCATTTCCGAAGAGCTGGACCGCCCACCTCTTGATGTAATAAGCG TGGCACCCCCTGGCGGTGCACAGCGATACTGCACTGAACAAACCGAGGAGTCCTCCGTCCCCATTCACCCTGAGAGCTCAGTGATGGATGAGAAGCTTCGATCGATTGAGCAGCAACTTCAGTACCTTCTAAACAAGGCCGATAAATTACAGGCTCACCTGAGAAACGG ATGTGACCGTTTGCAGAAGGAGAGCCTTGCCCAGGCTGTTCCCATATTCTTACGCACATGCCAGCCCTGGTTCGCCTACCTGGAGTCCGCAGCTCGCAGTTGCCTTCCACAACGTGCACCTCTTCCGCCCTACATTCGCACCCAG CTGTTGCAGTTCTCTCAGCAGCTGTGCACTCGACTCGAGCAGCTCGTGTTGATGTACGCCTCTGTGAATTTCCTGTCTGTGGAGGAGACTGAGCCATCCAG TGTATCCCATTTCTACGTCGGCCAGTGTCAGCTGAACACAGTCACGGTGTCCATATTCCGTTACTGCCGCCCTGCTCTCTTCCGGGTTAGGCCCAGGGCAGGGGGCAACCTCTATAAACGCATGCGCTGGAATGTGGAGAGGCCAAGAGAGTGGCCTAAAGAGGCAGAGGGCCAGCAGGGCGAATATACAGGGATAGGGAAAGGGGACAGTGAGGACACTGAATT TTATTTTCTGTGCTATGAGGACGTAGCTCCGATGCAGCCTGAGATGCACAGCAAGAGGGGGGATGGGAAAGAGATGGAGCCAGAGGCTGGCCATTCTGTTGGAAGGTGGTCTATCGGGCAGTGGGTGCAAACGGACCCCGATCCCGTGAATGCAGACCTTTTTGACTG GCTACTCTGTCCAACACCTCAGGGACGATACAAACTGCTACTCCACCTGGGCACAGAGGAGCCTTCAACCTGCACTGCCACAGACTACCTCTTGGGGGCGCTATTTTCCATGGAGGGTCCAGGAGAGTGTTCCGCAGCCTTGGGCCACACAGCCCACGCCTGA
- the si:ch211-214c7.4 gene encoding cell surface glycoprotein 1, translated as MPVSKSSKPKRPAPPLSASGEPPKEEEPQKPADGAKGAAVAVAASVAAAAEATPTEPQLAAEQEPVSVGPREEHLEPELDLQPTSTTEVEPVVETLAQEVHQAPPSVDVLLPPSSPPGPTERRSSLDDQSLLSPKISVAPKNLSPEMGEQEDGVEKVCKPVMEEDLLVPKNVHAELVDLVVQPELTTVVPAEGFTAETLVLLAHEPGQPVEKADEEINEDNDYGGDVEEEEKEVSQQISVSEMSGTQPTEDSRPGSAGLTGSMWRGGALVSELDSEDVSCSQQGASELSAPGVLEGTESLDDLGEASLKGADGEGASAGSPDLEIVPDIPANEEDEDEEDEEDRVCDMEVGSERAEDPRRARQEGEDEEEDEDVEMASEGVTESGLESYGNADEDDFAEDDRLDNLNRAQPPLLFSTAPAPHWVQANPLGESCTQPPPLAASALLVSPSSDPWQADPDTPIQTPAEPWMVLGAPVIPQVQEPVFHLQVTPEPRSDVQLPPVAPAVEENLMSVEPTGLPVPARGMSQSSTLSGTELAAQSSSDTSTPEELREYNSSSGVESDDKLKTPVPQQQADVEQDTSIPLERGEGEEEEAETLPADEVLGGPATAPTSDPSSPSASGDEASDTEGEMLVHDPGTLGSQTLPATEEREEAGQLPYGEGEDGGDTPQSANSVASYGFDCTTSNSNAHSTQSPGIFSLENEDPLLEETKDPTIKELTLGAATAEPPLGAPVDLLPLSALGEIQSNPEEQEYMLCGKLVAELPEQSPVGETAPPKAGLPLTPQEAREGTNGQPAYYSAICEKTDSVLAGGCELQSNQQPPPTQSQANHVGSVAWKTYSQPPSAHLSPAQQPTDLQSRTPQAQPNLQLRRLEQHQKHLQQIQERQEQQNRDRRKQLELEAELRELEEEENEEEDEEKLWREQRRKLEKQRQDLLQLQFQHQQQELKHRQQILQWQQELVQQQHNTQSAVLQSPTSVLCTIYEAGEASDEEEEKVGDDMVEEKNSKLEELLTVEHQEGGMEEGEKGEDSQVDQGDSKSPELAPLQRPTKLSPHADQAQLDLDWDKKVDIVQQLINQTLLLAGDGCPPLLLLPGGGGGTLSPLESSMWPTLLPPLTPPSATVTSVSSFSPEDQGSSPQGEWTVVELETHH; from the exons ATGCCGGTGAGTAAGTCCTCCAAACCCAAGCGGCCGGCACCGCCCCTGTCTGCCAGTGGGGAGCCGCCAAAGGAAGAGGAGCCGCAGAAGCCTGCGGACGGCGCAAAGGGTGCCGCTGTCGCCGTTGCCGCATCCGTAGCAGCAGCCGCCGAGGCAACACCCACGGAGCCCCAACTCGCGGCAGAGCAAGAGCCGGTTTCAGTCGGCCCACGAGAGGAGCATCTCGAGCCTGAGCTGGATCTGCAGCCAACGTCTACGACGGAGGTTGAGCCAGTCGTGGAAACCCTAGCTCAAGAAGTACACCAGGCTCCCCCTAGTGTTGATGTGCTGTTACCGCCATCCTCACCTCCAGGTCCAACTGAAAGACGGTCTTCACTAGATGATCAAAGTCTGCTATCACCTAAGATTAGTGTGGCTCCTAAAAATTTGTCCCCGGAGATGGGGGAACAAGAAGACGGTGTAGAGAAGGTTTGTAAACCAGTAATGGAGGAGGATTTGTTGGTTCCTAAGAATGTACATGCAGAACTTGTTGATTTGGTGGTACAGCCTGAGCTCACCACTGTGGTACCAGCTGAGGGTTTCACAGCTGAAACGCTAGTCCTCCTGGCTCATGAGCCTGGGCAGCCGGTTGAAAAGGCAGATGAAGAGATCAATGAAGATAATGACTATGGTGGTGATgttgaagaggaggagaaggaggttaGTCAGCAGATATCGGTGTCTGAGATGAGTGGGACTCAGCCTACTGAGGACTCCCGGCCTGGTTCTGCAGGACTCACTGGGTCCATGTGGCGGGGTGGTGCCCTGGTGTCAGAGCTGGACTCTGAGGATGTTAGTTGCAGCCAACAGGGGGCATCAGAGCTGAGTGCACCAGGTGTGCTGGAAGGCACAGAGAGTCTGGATGACCTAGGCGAAGCCAGCCTCAAAGGTGCTGATGGTGAAGGAGCATCTGCGGGTTCTCCTGACCTCGAGATTGTGCCAGACATTCCGGCTAATGAGGAGGATGAAGATGAGGAAGACGAAGAGGAccgtgtgtgtgacatggaggtAGGCTCCGAGAGGGCGGAGGACCCTCGTAGGGCACGACAGGAGGGTGAGGATGAAGAAGAGGACGAAGATGTCGAGATGGCGAGCGAAGGTGTGACTGAGAGTGGACTGGAAAGCTATGGTAATGCAGATGAGGACGATTTTGCTGAGGATGATAGGCTAGACAACCTGAACCGTGCACAGCCCCCCCTCCTGTTCTCAACAGCCCCAGCTCCACATTGGGTCCAGGCCAACCCATTGGGTGAATCCTGTACACAGCCCCCACCGCTAGCTGCCTCTGCACTGCTTGTGAGCCCTTCCTCTGACCCCTGGCAAGCAGACCCAGATACACCCATTCAAACTCCTGCTGAACCTTGGATGGTGCTTGGTGCTCCAGTCATTCCCCAAGTTCAGGAGCCAGTCTTCCACCTCCAGGTTACTCCAGAGCCACGAAGTGATGTCCAGCTGCCTCCTGTGGCACCTGCCGTGGAGGAGAACCTGATGTCCGTGGAGCCCACAGGCCTGCCTGTACCTGCCCGGGGCATGTCCCAGTCGAGCACTCTCAGTGGGACGGAGCTGGCTGCCCAGAGCAGCAGCGACACCAGCACGCCCGAGGAGCTGCGTGAGTACAACAGTAGCTCTGGAGTGGAGTCTGACGACAAACTGAAGACTCCAGTGCCCCAGCAGCAGGCTGATGTCGAGCAGGACACGAGCATCCCCCTGGAAAGGggtgagggagaggaggaggaggcagagACCCTCCCAGCCGACGAGGTCCTTGGAGGTCCGGCAACCGCACCGACATCGGATCCCTCCTCTCCCTCGGCCTCAGGAGACGAGGCGAGCGACACTGAGGGAGAGATGCTGGTCCACGACCCCGGCACACTGGGTTCCCAGACCTTGCCAGCTACAGAAGAGCGTGAGGAGGCTGGGCAGCTGCCCTACGGGGAGGGCGAGGATGGTGGAGACACGCCCCAGTCTGCCAACTCTGTAGCATCCTATGGTTTCGACTGCACTACGTCCAACTCTAACGCCCACTCCACCCAGAGCCCCGGCATCTTCTCCCTGGAGAACGAGGACCCGCTGCTTGAAGAGACCAAGGACCCGACCATCAAAGAGCTCACTCTGGGGGCCGCTACGGCAGAGCCGCCCCTGGGGGCCCCCGTAGACCTCCTGCCTCTCAGCGCCCTCGGGGAGATTCAGTCCAACCCAGAGGAGCAAGAGTATATGCTGTGTGGAAAGCTGGTGGCAGAGCTGCCCGAGCAGAGTCCTGTAGGGGAGACTGCCCCCCCCAAGGCCGGCCTCCCCCTCACTCCCCAGGAGGCCAGGGAAGGCACCAACGGCCAGCCTGCATACTACTCCGCTATTTGTGAAAAGACTGATAGCGTTCTTGCAG GAGGCTGTGAGCTCCAGTCCAATCAGCAGCCACCGCCAACCCAATCACAGGCCAATCACGTGGGCTCTGTAGCATGGAAAACCTACAGTCAGCCTCCGTCAGCTCACCTGAGCCCGGCCCAGCAGCCCACCGACCTACAGTCCAGAACACCGCAGGCACAGCCCAATCTGCAGCTGCGCAGACTGGAGCAGCACCAGAAGCATCTGCAGCAAATCCAGGAGCGGCAGGAGCAGCAAAACCGTGACAGGCGCAAGCAGCTGGAGCTTGAGGCTGAGCtcagggagctggaggaggaggagaatgaggaggaagatgaggaaaagCTGTGGCGGGAGCAGCGGAGGAAGCTGGAGAAGCAGCGTCAGGACCTCCTTCAGCTCCAGTTCCAACACCAGCAGCAGGAGCTCAAGCACCGGCAGCAGATCCTACAGTGGCAGCAGGAGCTGGTGCAGCAGCAGCACAATACTCAGTCTGCGGTCCTGCAGTCCCCGACATCTGTTCTCTGCACCATCTATGAAGCCGGGGAGGCAAGTGATGAAGAAGAGGAGAAGGTGGGTGACGATATGGTAGAGGAGAAGAATTCAAAGCTGGAAGAACTGCTGACAGTTGAACACCAAGAGGGTGGGATGGAGGAGGGGGAAAAGGGCGAAGATTCCCAAGTCGATCAGGGTGATTCAAAGAGCCCTGAACTGGCCCCATTACAGAGGCCCACAAAGCTCTCTCCCCATGCTGACCAGGCCCAGTTAGACCTGGATTGGGACAAAAAGGTGGATATTGTCCAGCAGCTAATCAACCAGACCCTTCTTCTAGCGGGAGATGGATGCCCACCTCTGCTGCTCCTgcctggtgggggtgggggtacccTGAGCCCCCTAGAGAGCAGCATGTGGCCCACTTTGCTGccccctctcacccccccctctGCCACCGTCACCTCAGTCAGCAGCTTCTCCCCTGAGGACCAGGGAAGCTCTCCCCAGGGGGAATGGACAGTAGTGGAACTGGAAACCCACCACTGA
- the c5h19orf67 gene encoding UPF0575 protein C19orf67 homolog isoform X1, whose amino-acid sequence MITQSSGVDVMADEITLKLPFQQSIVISEELDRPPLDVISAVAPPGGAQRYCTEQTEESSVPIHPESSVMDEKLRSIEQQLQYLLNKADKLQAHLRNGCDRLQKESLAQAVPIFLRTCQPWFAYLESAARSCLPQRAPLPPYIRTQLLQFSQQLCTRLEQLVLMYASVNFLSVEETEPSSVSHFYVGQCQLNTVTVSIFRYCRPALFRVRPRAGGNLYKRMRWNVERPREWPKEAEGQQGEYTGIGKGDSEDTEFYFLCYEDVAPMQPEMHSKRGDGKEMEPEAGHSVGRWSIGQWVQTDPDPVNADLFDWLLCPTPQGRYKLLLHLGTEEPSTCTATDYLLGALFSMEGPGECSAALGHTAHA is encoded by the exons ATGATTACTCAGTCTAGCGGGGTGGACGTTATGGCCGATGAGATAACATTGAAGCTGCCGTTCCAGCAATCCATAGTCATTTCCGAAGAGCTGGACCGCCCACCTCTTGATGTAATAAGCG CAGTGGCACCCCCTGGCGGTGCACAGCGATACTGCACTGAACAAACCGAGGAGTCCTCCGTCCCCATTCACCCTGAGAGCTCAGTGATGGATGAGAAGCTTCGATCGATTGAGCAGCAACTTCAGTACCTTCTAAACAAGGCCGATAAATTACAGGCTCACCTGAGAAACGG ATGTGACCGTTTGCAGAAGGAGAGCCTTGCCCAGGCTGTTCCCATATTCTTACGCACATGCCAGCCCTGGTTCGCCTACCTGGAGTCCGCAGCTCGCAGTTGCCTTCCACAACGTGCACCTCTTCCGCCCTACATTCGCACCCAG CTGTTGCAGTTCTCTCAGCAGCTGTGCACTCGACTCGAGCAGCTCGTGTTGATGTACGCCTCTGTGAATTTCCTGTCTGTGGAGGAGACTGAGCCATCCAG TGTATCCCATTTCTACGTCGGCCAGTGTCAGCTGAACACAGTCACGGTGTCCATATTCCGTTACTGCCGCCCTGCTCTCTTCCGGGTTAGGCCCAGGGCAGGGGGCAACCTCTATAAACGCATGCGCTGGAATGTGGAGAGGCCAAGAGAGTGGCCTAAAGAGGCAGAGGGCCAGCAGGGCGAATATACAGGGATAGGGAAAGGGGACAGTGAGGACACTGAATT TTATTTTCTGTGCTATGAGGACGTAGCTCCGATGCAGCCTGAGATGCACAGCAAGAGGGGGGATGGGAAAGAGATGGAGCCAGAGGCTGGCCATTCTGTTGGAAGGTGGTCTATCGGGCAGTGGGTGCAAACGGACCCCGATCCCGTGAATGCAGACCTTTTTGACTG GCTACTCTGTCCAACACCTCAGGGACGATACAAACTGCTACTCCACCTGGGCACAGAGGAGCCTTCAACCTGCACTGCCACAGACTACCTCTTGGGGGCGCTATTTTCCATGGAGGGTCCAGGAGAGTGTTCCGCAGCCTTGGGCCACACAGCCCACGCCTGA